The following DNA comes from Paraburkholderia phytofirmans PsJN.
TTCTTGCTCTTTGCCTGAGGCGCCCTTAAGCAGCCGGCGTTTCGCCTTCGCCTGCAGCAGCAGCGTCGCCTTCAGCGATTGCGCCAGCCGGGATCGTTGCAGCAGCGACCACCGGGTTTTCTGCTTCGACGTGAGCAACCAGCGACACACCTGCCGGCAGCTTGATGTCTTTAGCATGGACCGAGTGACCTGCTTCGATCGTCGCCAGATCGACTTCGAGGAATTCCGGCAGTGCCGACGGCAGGCACTCGATTTCGATTTCGTTGATGACGTGCGAGATCACCGCGCTCGACAGCTTCACTGCCGGGTTCGATTCCTGGTTCATGAAGTGCAGCGGCACCTTGGTGTGCAGCTTCTTCTTCGCGTCGACACGTTGGAAGTCCACGTGCAGCACGAGCTGACGGAA
Coding sequences within:
- a CDS encoding 50S ribosomal protein L25/general stress protein Ctc, which codes for MKVVAFERSLQGTGASRRLRNSGKTPGIVYGAGAETQLVELDHNALWHALKKEVFHSSILDLEVAGKSQQVLLRDVQYHPFRQLVLHVDFQRVDAKKKLHTKVPLHFMNQESNPAVKLSSAVISHVINEIEIECLPSALPEFLEVDLATIEAGHSVHAKDIKLPAGVSLVAHVEAENPVVAAATIPAGAIAEGDAAAAGEGETPAA